The following proteins come from a genomic window of Rutidosis leptorrhynchoides isolate AG116_Rl617_1_P2 chromosome 10, CSIRO_AGI_Rlap_v1, whole genome shotgun sequence:
- the LOC139871810 gene encoding 2-isopropylmalate synthase A-like isoform X1, whose amino-acid sequence MSAAAAAAAYFSHPNIFPPATGSTGGIRTLVYLKPYTSQRKPFQVVCCSSSRPQYIPNHIPNPNYVRIFDTTLRDGEQSPGATMTTKEKLDIARKLAQLGVDIIEAGFPASSDADLEAVKLIAIEIGNPNVNNKQEEGGGHVPVICGLARCNKNDIDKAWEAVKHAKYPRIHTFIATSEIHLVYKLKMTKQQVVEKASSMVAYARSLGCNDVEFSPEDAGRSEREFLYEILGEVIKAGATTLNIPDTVGYNWPREFGQLIADIKANTPGIENVIISTHCQNDLGLSTANTLEGAYSGARQLEVTINGIGERAGNASLEEVVMALKCKGELLGGLYSGINTRHIVMTSKMVEEYSGLLVQPHKAIVGANAFAHESGIHQDGMLKNRSTYEIMSPEDIGLFRSNESGLTLGKLSGRHALKSKLFELGYDIDGRELNDLFWRFKSVAEMKKVITDDDLVALVSDEVFQPQVVWKFGDVQVTCGTLGLSTATVKLIDVDGKEHIACSTGAGPVDAAYKAVDLIVKVPVKLLEYSMSAVTAGIDAIASTRVVIDSENNHTSTHYTGEKISRTYSGTGASMDIVISSVRAYVGALNKMLGLRKQSTNGSA is encoded by the exons ATGTCTGctgcggcggcggcggcggcgtaTTTCTCGCACCCTAATATCTTCCCTCCGGCGACTGGTAGCACCGGCGGAATTCGTACACTTGTCTACTTGAAACCCTACACATCACAAAGAAAACCATTTCAAGTTGTATGTTGTTCTTCTAGTCGTCCACAATACATCCCAAATCACATTCCAAACCCTAATTACGTTCGCATCTTCGACACCACACTTCGTGATGGCGAACAATCTCCCGGCGCCACCATGACCACTAAAGAAAAACTCGACATCGCACGTAAATTAGCACAACTCGGTGTTGATATAATTGAAGCAGGGTTTCCAGCTTCATCAGATGCTGATCTAGAAGCTGTAAAATTAATCGCAATTGAAATTGGAAACCCTAATGTTAATAATAAGCAGGAGGAGGGTGGAGGTCACGTGCCGGTGATCTGTGGATTGGCTAGATGTAATAAGAATGATATTGATAAAGCATGGGAAGCAGTGAAACATGCAAAGTATCCAAGAATTCATACTTTTATTGCTACTAGTGAAATACAtttggtttataaacttaaaatgactAAACAACAAGTGGTTGAAAAAGCTAGTAGTATGGTTGCTTATGCTAGAAGTTTAGGGTGTAATGATGTTGAATTTAGCCCTGAAGATGCTGGAAG ATCAGAGAGGGAATTTTTATATGAAATATTGGGCGAGGTTATTAAGGCTGGTGCAACAACTCTTAATATTCCTGATACCGTTGGCTATAATTGGCCTCGTGAGTTTGGGCAGCTCATTGCAGACATAAAAGCCAATACACCTGGCATTGAAAACGTCATTATTTCTACCCACTGTCAGAACGATTTAGGACTTTCTACTGCCAATACCTTAGAG GGGGCTTATTCTGGTGCAAGACAATTAGAAGTAACAATTAATGGAATTGGAGAGAGAGCTGGTAATGCTTCTTTAGAAGAG GTGGTGATGGCTCTAAAATGTAAAGGTGAATTACTTGGAGGTCTTTACTCAGGAATCAATACAAGACATATCGTCATGACTAGTAAGATG GTGGAAGAATATAGTGGATTGCTGGTGCAGCCTCACAAGGCTATTGTTGGTGCTAACGCTTTCGCACACGAAAGTGGGATCCATCAAGACGGGATGCTAAAGAACAGAAGCACATACGAAATCATGTCTCCTGAAGATATTGGACTTTTTAGATCTAATGAATCTGGGCTTACACTTGGAAAACTCAG TGGCCGCCATGCTTTGAAGTCTAAACTTTTTGAG CTTGGTTATGACATTGATGGGCGAGAACTTAATGATCTTTTTTGGCGGTTTAAATCCGTTGCTGAAATGAAAAAAGTCATTACTGATGATGATTTAGTAGCGTTAGTATCAGATGAGGTGTTCCAGCCTCAAGTTGTTTGGAAGTTTGGAGACGTTCAG GTTACATGCGGGACTCTAGGCCTTTCGACAGCTACTGTAAAATTAATTGATGTTGATGGGAAAGAACATATTGCTTGTTCTACTGGAGCAGGACCAGTCGATGCAGCTTATAAGGCCGTTGATCTCATCGTTAAG GTTCCTGTGAAACTCCTTGAGTACTCGATGTCTGCAGTAACAGCAGGGATCGATGCTATAGCCAGCACACGTGTTGTAATTGATTCAGAAAACAACCACACATCAACTCATTATACTGGGGAAAAGATTTCAAGGACATATAG TGGAACCGGAGCTTCCATGGATATTGTTATATCCAGTGTCAGAGCGTATGTTGGTGCCCTTAACAAGATGTTAGGGTTAAGAAAGCAATCAACAAACGGAAGCGCATAA
- the LOC139871810 gene encoding 2-isopropylmalate synthase A-like isoform X2, with protein sequence MSAAAAAAAYFSHPNIFPPATGSTGGIRTLVYLKPYTSQRKPFQVVCCSSSRPQYIPNHIPNPNYVRIFDTTLRDGEQSPGATMTTKEKLDIARKLAQLGVDIIEAGFPASSDADLEAVKLIAIEIGNPNVNNKQEEGGGHVPVICGLARCNKNDIDKAWEAVKHAKYPRIHTFIATSEIHLVYKLKMTKQQVVEKASSMVAYARSLGCNDVEFSPEDAGRSEREFLYEILGEVIKAGATTLNIPDTVGYNWPREFGQLIADIKANTPGIENVIISTHCQNDLGLSTANTLEVVMALKCKGELLGGLYSGINTRHIVMTSKMVEEYSGLLVQPHKAIVGANAFAHESGIHQDGMLKNRSTYEIMSPEDIGLFRSNESGLTLGKLSGRHALKSKLFELGYDIDGRELNDLFWRFKSVAEMKKVITDDDLVALVSDEVFQPQVVWKFGDVQVTCGTLGLSTATVKLIDVDGKEHIACSTGAGPVDAAYKAVDLIVKVPVKLLEYSMSAVTAGIDAIASTRVVIDSENNHTSTHYTGEKISRTYSGTGASMDIVISSVRAYVGALNKMLGLRKQSTNGSA encoded by the exons ATGTCTGctgcggcggcggcggcggcgtaTTTCTCGCACCCTAATATCTTCCCTCCGGCGACTGGTAGCACCGGCGGAATTCGTACACTTGTCTACTTGAAACCCTACACATCACAAAGAAAACCATTTCAAGTTGTATGTTGTTCTTCTAGTCGTCCACAATACATCCCAAATCACATTCCAAACCCTAATTACGTTCGCATCTTCGACACCACACTTCGTGATGGCGAACAATCTCCCGGCGCCACCATGACCACTAAAGAAAAACTCGACATCGCACGTAAATTAGCACAACTCGGTGTTGATATAATTGAAGCAGGGTTTCCAGCTTCATCAGATGCTGATCTAGAAGCTGTAAAATTAATCGCAATTGAAATTGGAAACCCTAATGTTAATAATAAGCAGGAGGAGGGTGGAGGTCACGTGCCGGTGATCTGTGGATTGGCTAGATGTAATAAGAATGATATTGATAAAGCATGGGAAGCAGTGAAACATGCAAAGTATCCAAGAATTCATACTTTTATTGCTACTAGTGAAATACAtttggtttataaacttaaaatgactAAACAACAAGTGGTTGAAAAAGCTAGTAGTATGGTTGCTTATGCTAGAAGTTTAGGGTGTAATGATGTTGAATTTAGCCCTGAAGATGCTGGAAG ATCAGAGAGGGAATTTTTATATGAAATATTGGGCGAGGTTATTAAGGCTGGTGCAACAACTCTTAATATTCCTGATACCGTTGGCTATAATTGGCCTCGTGAGTTTGGGCAGCTCATTGCAGACATAAAAGCCAATACACCTGGCATTGAAAACGTCATTATTTCTACCCACTGTCAGAACGATTTAGGACTTTCTACTGCCAATACCTTAGAG GTGGTGATGGCTCTAAAATGTAAAGGTGAATTACTTGGAGGTCTTTACTCAGGAATCAATACAAGACATATCGTCATGACTAGTAAGATG GTGGAAGAATATAGTGGATTGCTGGTGCAGCCTCACAAGGCTATTGTTGGTGCTAACGCTTTCGCACACGAAAGTGGGATCCATCAAGACGGGATGCTAAAGAACAGAAGCACATACGAAATCATGTCTCCTGAAGATATTGGACTTTTTAGATCTAATGAATCTGGGCTTACACTTGGAAAACTCAG TGGCCGCCATGCTTTGAAGTCTAAACTTTTTGAG CTTGGTTATGACATTGATGGGCGAGAACTTAATGATCTTTTTTGGCGGTTTAAATCCGTTGCTGAAATGAAAAAAGTCATTACTGATGATGATTTAGTAGCGTTAGTATCAGATGAGGTGTTCCAGCCTCAAGTTGTTTGGAAGTTTGGAGACGTTCAG GTTACATGCGGGACTCTAGGCCTTTCGACAGCTACTGTAAAATTAATTGATGTTGATGGGAAAGAACATATTGCTTGTTCTACTGGAGCAGGACCAGTCGATGCAGCTTATAAGGCCGTTGATCTCATCGTTAAG GTTCCTGTGAAACTCCTTGAGTACTCGATGTCTGCAGTAACAGCAGGGATCGATGCTATAGCCAGCACACGTGTTGTAATTGATTCAGAAAACAACCACACATCAACTCATTATACTGGGGAAAAGATTTCAAGGACATATAG TGGAACCGGAGCTTCCATGGATATTGTTATATCCAGTGTCAGAGCGTATGTTGGTGCCCTTAACAAGATGTTAGGGTTAAGAAAGCAATCAACAAACGGAAGCGCATAA
- the LOC139872649 gene encoding PLASTID TRANSCRIPTIONALLY ACTIVE protein 6, chloroplastic-like produces the protein MYVTEPDTDLYAIPRVLAPMPQKYIRCAKSDWGTYNVTEPPIDALRDPMYKSEWEVMKVFLTKHYRNRRLDDPDFVLDFEEIYVIDSKTKSITRR, from the exons ATGTATGTGACGGAACCTGATACTGATCTTTATGCAATTCCAAGAGTTCTTGCGCCTATGCCTCAGAAG TACATTAGATGTGCGAAAAGTGATTGGGGGACTTACAATGTCACGGAACCACCAATTGATGCACTACGAGATCCCATGTACAAATCAGAGTGGGAGGTTATGAAG GTGTTTCTGACAAAGCATTACAGGAACAGACGGTTGGATGATCCAGATTTTGTGCTGGACTTTGAAGAGATTTATGTTATTGATTCTAAAACAAAATCGATAACTCGTCGATAA